In the Streptomyces sp. SJL17-4 genome, CACCGAGGCGCCGCCGGCCGCCGGACTGCGTGAGGCGATGTTCGTCGGCAACAACTGGGACGGAACGGCCGACGTCATCGCCGCCCAGGGCGACTTCCACCGCATCGGCCGGGTGAACGTCATCCCCGACAAGGAGGAACGACTCCGCGAGATCTATCTGAACCCCATCAAGCTCGCGTTCTTCCTCGGTGTCCGCAGCGGTCCCGGGGAGGGCCACGACCAGTTCGTCGACGACATGTACGCGACCCCCGACGGCTCCTCCATGGTCGTCTCCCGGCCGAGCTTCGCCGATGTCGTCTCCCTCGACCTGCGCACCGGCCGGATCAACTGGCGTTTCCCCGTGGCCGGTTACCGCGCCGACCACATGGCCGTCTCGCCCGACGGCACCCGGGTCGCCGTCTCCGCGTCCACCGCCAACACGGTGCACGTCCTCGACATCGGCACCGGCCGCGAGATCGGCTCCTTCACGACGGGCGACAAGCCCCACGAGAACGTCTTCACCTCCGACGGACTCCTGTGGAACATGTCCATCGGTGAGGTCACCACCGCCCTCGACGCCCCCTGGCTCGACTGGACCAAGGGCGACCGCCGCATCACCGTCGTCGACGCCACGACGTTCAGGACCGTCCGCGTCATCGACATGCGCGAGCGGCTCGACGCCTTCGGTCGCGGCGACCTCTCCGACGCCGTCCGGCCCGTCGCCTTCACCCCGGACGAGAAGAAGCTCTACCTCCAGGTCTCGTTCTACAACGGCCTCCTGGAGTACGACGTCACCACCGACCGCATCACCCGGGCCAAGGTCCTCCCCGGCAACCCGAAGACCGACCCCGACCGCACCACCTGGGTCAACGACTCGCGCCACCACGGCCTTTCGATGAGTCCCGACGGCAGCAAGCTCTGCGTCGCGGGAACGATGGACGACTACGCCACGGTGGTCGACCGCGCCACCCTCCAGGAGGGCCCGCTCGTCGAGGCCTCCAAGCCGTACTGGGCGACCGTGAGCGGCGACGGACGGTCCTGCGTCATCTCCGAGAGCGGCGCCGACCGCGTCACCGCGATCGACTTCGCCACCGGCCGACGCGTGGCCTCCGTGGACGTCGGCGACCACCCGCAGCGCGTACGGCTCGCCCGCATCCCGGCCGACTGGGGCGGCTCCAGCGGGAGTTGAGAGCCGACAAGGGGGGCCGGTCGGATCACGAGGTGATCCGACCGGCCCCCACCCGTTCACGCTCAGGCTCTGTGCACCGCGACCTCGTAGAGCGAATAGCCCCACTGGGTCGCCCGCCGCTCGCCGTGGATCCGTACGTAACGGGCCGACGTCGACGCGAACTCCGCCGTGTCGTACCCGCCGTCACCGGCGTCCGTGGACCACACCGTCCGCCAGTCCGTACCGTTCTCCGACACGTCGATCCGGTACTGACGCGCGTACGCCCGCTCCCAGTCCAGGGTGACCCGGCCCACCCTGCGGACGGCCCCGAGGTCCACGCCCATCCACTGGTCGTCCGACCAGTCGCTGGCCCAGCGTGAGCCGGTGTCGCCGTCCAGCGCGCGGCCCGGCGCGTAGCTGGTGAAGGGGTTCCACTCCGAGGAACTCGCCGAACCCGGCGCGCCCTTCGCGAGATCGACCCCCGGCTCGTGGTCCTCGGTCGCCTTCCACGTGGTCAGGTACGACTCCGCGCCGGCCGCCAGCTCGTCGACGACGCCCTGGCCGCCGCTGAGCCGGATCTGCTCGACCCAGTCCGGCACCAGGCCGTTGTGCGAGGCGCCGTCGGTGTTGAGGTCCCAGGTGCGCTCTCCCGTCACCTGACGGTCGATCACCGAGCCGCCGTCGAAGCTGCGGAAGGGGTACTTCACCGCGTTCGGCGCCCCGCTGCCCACCGGGGCCGGCCAGCCGCCGACACCGTTCATGTCGGTGCCGTACCCGAGACCGACCTTGTACTTGGCGCGCAGCGCGGCCTTCTGCGCCGCCTCGCCGACGAAGCCCTCCGCGCCGTGCATGTACTGGGCGACGAAACCGCCCAGCTTGTACATGCGCTCCGTCCAGTCCAGGTCCATCCAGCTGTGGCTGGAGAGGACGCCCGGGTACTCCTCGGACTCCAGGATGTCCAATGCCCGCCCGGCGGCCTTGACGCTCATGTGGTCCAGCTCCAGCATCATGCCGCGGTCGATCATGCCCCGCAGGGCGTGTTCACCGAGCCTGGTCAGACCACGCGTGTTGCACTTCGCGTCGGAGGCGTACGAGGGGGTGCTGACACCCGGCGGCAGCTTGGCCGCCATCACCGGGGCGGCCGCGAGCCCGATCGGGTTGTCGTGCTGCGGGCCCACGCACTTCTCCGTCGCCCAGAAGGTGCCCGTCGACAGGAACTGGCCGATGTTGACCGCCGTACCGATGGCGCCCGAGTCGAAGCGGACACCGCACAGCGCGTTGTCGAACTTGTGGCACAGGAACATGCTGCGCACCCCGAGCCCGTACAGCTCGTCGAGACCGCGGTCGATGTCCTCCTTGCTGCACTGCGCGACATCGAGGATCTGCTTGCAGCCGAACGGCTCCGAGGTCTCGACGCCCAGGACGACCGCCAGCTTGCCCTGCTCGATCACCGAGCGCGCCTGCGCCGCGGAGGTGACGATCCGGAACCAGCCCTTGCCGGGCCCGCCGTACATCCCGTCCACGTAGTCCTGGAGTTCGTACGTCTTCCGGGCCTGGAGGCGGATCGACGTCATCTCGTCGCAGCTCCGGTCCCGGGGCAGGATCGAGCAGATGAGGCCGTTCGTCACCAGGTCGTTGACGAGCACGCGCTGCCCGCCGCGCCAGGCGCGCTCCACCCACGCGTAGTAGTTCTGCTGGTGCGTCAGGGAGTTGTGGGCGGGCCAGTCCTTGAACGTGGGCCAGCCGACCGGGTCGTGATGGCCGTCGGCCCCACCGGTGATGTTCTCGAACAGTGCGCCCGAACCATCGGGATAGTGCTCGGGACAGTCCTTGAGCGCCTCCGCGGCACCGGCCGTGGAGAACGTCTGGCCGCAGATGAGCCGGCCGCCGAACCCCTCGTTGGACATCAGGTGGTTGTGCGCGTCGACGAAGCCGCGCACCTTCCCCTGCGCGTCCGTTCCCGTGAACGGCGTGCCCGTGACATTGATCTGCGAGTCGGCCGCGGGGCGGGAGGTGGGCTCCCACCACGAACCGCCGGTGGCGGCAGCGGGAACGGGGCCGGAGCCGAAGAGGACGGCGGCCAGGGCGAGGAACAGCGCAAGGAGGGCGGATCTGCCGCCGGTCCCGCGCGCGATGGGTCGAGTCATGGTCAGCGATGCCTCCGGACGGTGGGGGAGTACCGGGCGCCCCGAGGATCGCGGTGTCGGCTGAGTGAGTCAATAGTCCGGGACAGATGACCTGTTGATGGTCATGAGGCTTCCCCCTGGGCAACGGACGGGCCCGTCATCCCTCGATGAGAAACACCAGTTGATCGGCCGTCAGATCGAGCAGGGTCGCCGCGGTCCTCTCGTCCCCGACGACCAGGAACTGGAGCGTGAGACCGTCGATCGCCGCCGCCAGGTACCGGGCGATCGTCTCCACCGGCACCCGCGTCTCCATGTCCCGCACCGCGCGAACCTGCTCGACGAGCGCGCCCGCGGACACCACGTACTGCTCGTACTGCGCGCGCGCCACATGCTCGAACCCCGGCTCCCGCAGGGCGTACTGGGTGAGGTCGTACGTCAGCATGTGCTCACCGGGACGGGCCGTGACATGGTCCCAGTACGACTGGAGCGCGCCCCGTACGGTCTCGCGCAGGGTGGCACCGGGCTCGACCGTCGACATCACGCGCGCCACGTAGTCGCTGTTGATCGTCTCGATCGCGGCTTCGAGGAGGGCCTGCTTGGACTCGAAGCAGTAGTGGAAGACGCTCAGCGAGACACCCGCCTCGGCGCAGATCGACCGGGTGGTGGTCCGGGCGACCCCGTCCCTGGTCATCGCCCTGATCGCCGCGTCGACCAGCTGTCTGCGTCGTTCGGCCGACGGCATCCGCCCCATGGTTCCTCCTCGCGTCCGGCGCCAGGGTAACCGCAGGCCCCGCAGCCGCCTACGGAACGTCCACCGCGCCGGCCGGCGGCCACGCGCCCCGCTCCGTGAGCCGCAGGACCAACGCCGCGATGTTCCAGGCGTCGTCCTCGCCCCGGTGATGACGCCCCTCCAGGGGCAGCCCCGCGACCTCCAGGGCGCGCGCCATACCGGGGCGCCTGCCAAGGCCGTACGCCTCGGTGAACACGGCTTTGGCGTTGGTGTGGTGGCGCCCGAAGGGATACGGGATGCCGCTGACCCGGCACTGGTGGGTGAACTGCTTGCGGTCGTAGTCGCCCCAGCTCGCCCAGGGCCGCACACCCGCCTCGTACGTGGTCGCCAACAGCCGGCAGGCGGCGGCGAAGTCCAGACCGGTGTCGACCTCCGCCTGGGTGAGCCCGGTCAGTTCGGTGCAGAACGCGCTGACCTTCGATCGGGCCGGCCGCACCAGGATCCGGTGCCGGGAGACCCGTTCACCCGCGCGTGCGTCGACCACCGTCAGACCGATCTCGATGATCTCGCTGACGGCGCCGGGCGGACGCTCGCCCTCCCAGCAGGTCGCCTCGACGTCGACGACGTTGATCAATCCCCCGTGATACATGGCCAGAAGCCTAATCGGTCCCCCTGCTAGGGTGCGCCGATGTCCTCGACCAAGGAATTCCACGTCACCTTCGACTGCGCGCAACCCGAGCGCGTCGCCCGTTTCTGGTGCGAGGTGCTGGGGTACGTCGTACCGCCGCCGCCCAAGGGATCCGACACCGGGGAGGAGTACGACCGCTCGCGGCCGGCCGAGGAGTGGGGGGCCCGGTTCGCGTGCGTCGACCCCTCGGGCGTGGGTCCGCGGCTGTACTTCCAGCGCGTTCCCGAGGGCAAGGTCGTCAAGAACCGGGTGCATCTCGACGTACGGGTCGCCACCGGGCTCGTGGGCGAGGAGCGCCTGGCCGCGCTGGAGGCCGAGTGTACACGGCTGCTCGCCCTCGGCGCGGTACGCGAGCGCCTGCTGTACGACGGGCACGACGCGTGCATCGTGATGCGGGACATCGAGGGCAACGAGTTCTGTCTCGACTGAGCGCCCGCCCCGTCGGCGAGCGCCGCCGCCGAACAGCGTCAGTCCCGCTCCAGGTCCAGGACCTCGCGCAAGGCCGCCACCGCGTGCGCCCGGTGCTCGTCCAGCCAGCGGACGGTGGCGTCCTCGTCGCCGTGCCGGAGCGCGGAGATGACGGCGCGATGCTCGCGGACGGCCTGCTTCCGGTGCGGATCCTCGGTGTAGTAGAGCGAGCGGTACGCGTCCGTGGAGTCCCACAGCGTCGCGATCAGGCGGACCAGGCGCGGCATCCCCGACGCCTCGACGAGCGTGAAGTGGAAGCGCCGGTTCGCCGCTGCCATCGCCGGCACGTCGCCCTCGTCGGCCGCCCGCTCCACCTCGCGCTGGATGCGTTCGAGGGTGGCCACGATGCCGTCCGGCATCCGCCGCACGGCCAGCCGCACGGCCTCCGTCTCCAGCAGCTCACGGATCCGGTAGATCTCCTCCAGGTCGGCGAGCGACAACTCCGCCACGAAGTAGCCCCGGTGGATGTGATGGACGACCAGACCCTCGGCCTCCAGGGCCTTCAGGGCCTCGCGCAGCGGCACCCGGCTCACCTCGAACCGGGCCGCGAGGGCGTCCTGACGGATCTGCCCGCCGGGCCTCAGCTCCCCGCTGGTGATGGCGCGCCGCAGTTCCTCGAGAACGAACTGCTGGGCGGTCTGCGGCCGCCGTTTCTGCACCGCGCTGCTCATCGCCTGTGACCTTCCGATCCCTCGTGCTGCCCACCGGATGATCTCTCCACCGGTGCCGACCATCTTCCTACGCGCGCGTGGTCACGGATTCCCCGCGGCGCTCTCCTCCGTCCGGCCCAGGGAGGCCCGTACGTCCTCCGTGTGCTCGCCGAGCCGCGGGGGAGAGGCGCGGTACGTGGGAGGCGTGGCGCCGAGCCGGACCGGATGGGCGACCTGACCGGGACCGGCCGCGGCCTCCGGGACCCGCGGGGCGAGCCCCAGACGGTCCGCGAGGTCGAACGCGGCGGCCAGGTCGTTGATCGGCCCGCACGGCACCCCGGCCGCGGTGAGCTCCTCGAACCAGCCGTCGGCGGTACGGGTCCCCAGCGGCCCGGCGAGGGCCGTCACCAGCTCGTCCCGGTGCGAGACCCGGGCCGTGTTCGTCGCGAAGCGCGGATCGTCGGCGAGCCCGGACAGACCGAGCCGCTCGCACAGGACCCGGAACTGCCGGTCGTTGCCCACGGCCAGGACCAGAGGCCGGTCCCGCGCCTCGAAGACCTCGTACGGAGCGATGCTCGGATGCCGGTTGCCCATCGCGCGCGGCACGACCCCGGCCCCGAGGTGGGCGGCCGCCTGGTTGGTGAGCGCCGACAGGAGGGAGGAGAGCAGCGAGACCTCGACCCGCTGGCCCTCGCCGGTGCGCTCGCGGTGGCGGAGGGCGGCGAGGACGCCCATGCCCGCGTGCAGCCCGGTGATGACGTCGACCAGGGCGACCCCCGCCTTCGTCCCCTGCCCGTCCGGTTCACCCGTCACGCTCATGAGGCCGCCCATGGCCTGCACGAGCAGGTCGTAGCCGGGCAGCCGGGCACCCGCGTCGGTGCCGAAGCCGGTCACCGAGCAGTAGACGAGACCGGGGTTGGTCGCCCGCACGTGTTCGTACCCGAGGCCCAGCTTCTCCATCGTGCCGGGGCGGAAGTTCTCCACCAGGACGTCCGCGCGGTCCACGATCGCGCGCGCCGTCGCCAGGTCATCGGGGTCGGTGAGGTCGAGCGCGACCGAGCGCTTGTTGCGGTTCACCCCGAGGAAGTAGGTGGCCTCGCCGTCGGCGAACGGCGGCCCCCACGCGCGCGTGTCGTCGCCGGAGCCCGGCCGCTCGATCTTGATCACGTCCGCGCCGAGGTCGGCGAGGAGCATCGTCATGTACGGCCCCGCCAGGACCCGGCCGAAGTCGGCGACGACGATCCCGGACAGGGCGCCGACCGCTGTCGGCCCCGGTGTGCCCTGCTGGTCTGCGCGCATCCCGCTCTCCCTCGCCGGCGATCGGATCCCATCGGACGGTACGGCCGGGATATCGGATTTTCAATACTGGATCCAATATCCGATCTGGGGCTAGGCTTCGCCTCGCCGAGTTGCCACAGCCGCCAGGAGGCCGTCCGTGAAGTCGTCGCAGTCGCAGTCGCAGTCGTCGCCGCAGTCCAGCTCCGCTCCCGTCCACCCCTTCGACCTGCTCGCCGTCGACGGACTGCTGACCGACGAGGAGCGCGAGATCCGCCGTACCGTGCGCGCCGTCGCCGACCGTGAGCTGCGCCCGCACGTCGCCGGCTGGTTCGAGAAGGGCGAGATTCCCGCCCGCGAGCTCGCCCGCACCCTCGGCGGCATCGGGGTGCTCGGCATGCACCTGGAGGGCTACGGCTGCGCGGGCACCAACGCCGTCGCGTACGGCCTCGCCTGTCTGGAGCTGGAGGCCGTCGACTCCGGACTGCGCTCGCTCGTCTCCGTACAGGGCTCGCTCGCCATGTACGCGATCTGGAAGTACGGCTCCGAGGAGCAGAAGCAGCAGTGGCTGCCGAAGATGGCGGCGGGGGAGTACATCGGCTGCTTCGGCCTCACCGAGCCCGACGCCGGCTCCGACCCGGGCGCGATGCGGACCAACGCCAAGCGCGACGGTTCCGACTGGATCCTCAACGGCACCAAGATGTGGATCACCAACGGCTCGGTGGCCGATGTCGCCGTCGTCTGGGCCCGTACCGAGGACGGCGTACGCGGCTTCCTCGTCCCGGCCGGCACTCCCGGATTCAGCGCCCCGGAGATCAAGATGAAACTGTCGCTGCGCGCGAGCGTCACCAGCGAACTGGTCATGGAGGACGTCCGCCTCCCGGCCGACGCCATGCTGCCGGAGGCCCGGGGGCTCTCCGGCCCGCTCGGCTGCCTCAACGAGGCCCGTTTCGGCATCGTCTTCGGCGCGCTCGGCGCCGCCCGCGACTGCCTGGAGACGGCGATCTCGTACGCCCGTGACCGGGTCGTCTTCGCCCGCTCCCTCGCCTCGTACCAGCTGACGCAGCAGAAGCTCGCCGACATGTCCGTCGAACTCGGCAAGGGCATGCTGCTCGCCCTCCACCTGGGGCGGCTCAAGGACGCGGGCGCGCTCACTCCCGAGCAGGTCAGCGTGGGCAAGCTGAACAACGTCCGCGAGGCCATCGCCATCGCCCGCGAGTGCCGCACGATCCTGGGCGCCAACGGCATCACCCTGGAGTACCCGGTGCTGCGCCACGCCAACAACCTGGAGTCGGTGCTCACCTACGAGGGCACGAGCGAGGTCCACTCCCTGGTCATCGGCAAGGCGCTCACCGGCGAGCAGGCCTTCCGCTGAGCCGCGCCGGAAGGCCGTCCTGACGCGGGCTCGGCCTGACGTCGGCTCAGTCCGGCGCGGGGCTCAGCCCGACGTCACACGGGCGACGAAGGCGTCCAGGTTGCCCGTGAGGCGGGCGACCTGCTCGTCGACCGTGAGGGACTCCTCCTGGCGCCGGCCGCGCAGCTTCGGCTGCCGCCTGCCCCGCACGTACAGGGAGCAGGCGAGGTCGGCGCAGAGGTAGATCCCGACGGTGTTCCCCTCGCGGCCGCGGGGCCCGGCGAGCGGCGCCACGAGCAGCGTGACGCCCGAGGAGGCGTGCCCGGTCAGACACACCTGGCACATGCTCGACTTCATGGCGCTGGTCCGCCCGGCGGCCGGAACCCGCAGGCTCACGCCGACCGGCCCCTCCGCGCGGGGGACGACCAGGTGGGCGCGGAGCGGCGCACCGGGGTCGACCCAGCCGAGGAAGTCCAGGTCCTCCCAGGGGAGTTCGGCGAAGTCGAGCGGCAGCTTGAGGCGGGCCGCCTCGCCCTTGGTGCAGTTCACGAAGGACGAGCGGATCTGTTTGTCGGTCAGTGGTTCCACTCGGTGGACCGTACATGGATCCCGGTCGGCGGGCATCCGAATAAAGCCCCGCGGCCAGGAGCCCCCGGGCCAGGGGCCCGCGGCAAGGGGCCCGTCAGGCCACCCAGTCCGGCAGCGCGGGGTCGGTGAAGCGCCCCGGCGCTCCGTCCAGGGCCGCCGCGAGCCGCTCCGCCGCCGGTTCGTACACGTCCTCGGGCAGGGTGTACGGAAGGCGCAGCCGGTGCTCGTGCGTGCCGGGGTCCACACCGAACCGGGCGCCGCCCTCCACCCGCACCCCGTGCCGCAGCCCGCGGGCCGCGAGGGCCGAGGCGCCCGGGCGGCCCAGGTCGATCCACAGGCACATCCCGCCGGGCGGCACCGTCCACCGCCACTCGGGCACATGGCGGGCCAGGGCGGAGGTCAGCGCGTCCCTGCGCAGCCGCAGCTCCGCCCGGCGCTTCGGCAGGATCACGTCGAGCCGGTCCATGAGGGCCACGGCCACCAGCTGGTCCAGTACGGAACCGGCCAGGTCTGCGGTGATCCGTACCCGGGCCAGCTCGGTCACGACCCGGGACGCGGCCCGTACCCAGCCGACCCGGAGGCCGCCCCAGCAGCTCTTGCTCAGCGAGCCGACGGAGACGATCTGCTCGCTGTCACCCCCGGCGGCCGCCGCCGCGAACGGCGGCGGCGCGGGCACGTCGAGCGCGATGTCCGTCAGCGTCTCGTCCACCACCAGCCAGGTCCCGGTCGCCCGCGCCGCCCGCGCCAGGTCCCGCCGCTGCTCCTGCGGCATCAGATGCCCGGTCGGGTTGTGGAAGTCGGGGATCAGGTACGCGAGGCGCGGAGCGGTCTGCCGCAGCGCGGCATCGACGAGCCCGGTGTCCCAGCCCGTCTCGGTGACCGGCACGGGGGTGATGCGGAGCATGCGTCCTCGCATCGCGTCGAGGGCGTTGGTGTACGAGGGGTTCTCGGCGAGCACCCGGTCGCCGGCCCGGCCGAGCAGCGAGAGCACCAGCGAAAGGGCCTGCTGCGCACCCGTGGTGACGAGGATCTGCTCCGGGAGCGTCGGCAGGCCCCGCGCCGTGTACCGCGCGGCGACGGCGGCGCGCAGCGCGGGCAGGCCGTACGGGTGGTAGCCCTGCGCGCCGGCGTAGCGGGGGAGCTCGGCCGCGGCCACCGCGAGCGCGGCGGAGAGTTCCTCCGCCGGGGCCTCCGGGGCTGCCAGCGCGAGGTCGATGGTCGCTCCGGCGTCGTCGTGGAAGGCCCCGAGCGCGGTCGGGGCCTGGCCCTCCGGGAGTGCGGTCCAGGTGCCCGCGCCCCGTCGGCTGTGCGCGTACCCGCTCTCCCGGAGCAGGTCGTACGCCCCCGTGACCGTCGTCCGGCTCACGGCGAGCACCGCGGCGAGTTCCCGCTCGGCCGGCAGCCGCAGCCGCAGGGCCACCCGCCCGTCCAGAAGGGCCTCCCGCACGGCCCGCGCGAGTTCCCGGTAGCCGAACCGGCCCTCGGGGGGCGGGGTGAGGAGCGATGCCAGCTGACGGCCCGTGAGGGTCCGGTCCGCTGTATGGACCACGTGTGCCACTGCCATGCCAATCACTCCTCATTGGCTCTGCTGTCCGGGCCAATAAGGTTACAGACTCCTTTTCAGTGGCCTGGTGGCCACCTTCCACAAGGGAAAGGGGACGACCGATGTCCGGACACTTCACCGACCGTGACGAGCGGATGTGGCAGCAGCGTGCCGAGGAGCGGGCGGCCCGCCCCCTGCGGTTCGTGGTGTGGCTGCGGAACCTCCGGAGGCGGGTGTGACCGGCCGGGTCGTCGTCGGCGTGACCGGGTCGCTGGCCTCGCTCGCCGCCCTGCGGTACGCGTCCGCCCTCGCCCGGCGGGACGGCGTACCGCTGCTCGCGGTGCTGGTCTGGGAGCCGCCGGAGGGCGAGGCGCTGTACGCCCGGATGCCCGACCGGTCCTGGGCCCGGATGTGGGCCGAGGACGCCCGGCGGCGCCTGGAGGACGCCGTCGCCGACGGACTCGGGGCCGTACCCGCCGGCGTCGCCTTCGAGGGGCGGGTCGTCAGGGGTACCCCGGCGGCGGCCCTGTGCCGGGTGGCCGACCGGCCGGGCGACCTGCTTGTCGTCGGCTCGGCCTCAGGCAGCGGCCGGTCGGCCTTCGGACGGCTGCGCCGCCGCCGGGTCCTGCGGGCCGTCCTGACGGGTGCGGGCTGCCCGGTGCTGACCGTGCCGGGTCCCGCGCTGCTCCCGGGCGAGGCCCGCGTCCTGCGGCGGAACGCCCGCACCCCCGCACCCGATCGAAGGAGATCGACCGGGGCGGGGGCAGGGGCGGACGAGGCCGGTTCTCGGCCGGGCCGACCGTGAGAGGGCGGGCCGCGGCGCTCAGGTCAAGGGCTGACGGCCGGCCTCCGCCGAACTCTCCGTGACCGGCGCGGACTCGGGACCCGACGCGTCCGTCGACGGCGAGGTGTCGTCCGGCGGCGTGGTGTCGTCCGAGGGCGGTGTGGTGTCGGTGGACGGGGGCGTTGTCGGCGGTGAGGACGTCGGCGGCGAGGACGTCGGTACCACCGGGGAGAGGGTCGAGGGGCACGGCGACGGGGTCACGCCATCGATGGGCGCCGGGGTCTCGTCGCCCGTCACCGTCACGCACGGAACCGGCGTCGACGGGGAGAGGGACGGGGACGTCGGGGTCGACGTCGAGGTCGACGGAGACACCGAGGTCGAGGCCGAGGTCGACGGCGACTTGGTGGGCGGCGGGGGAGGCGGCGGGGTCGGCTTGTCGTGCTTGCCGTGGTGGTCCCCGTGCTGCCGTGCGAACCACTTGTCGTCCTTCGTGTCGTACACCACGAAGACGTTCACGACCGTCACCGAGGGCGCCACCACGACCACCTGGCCGGCGTTGTAGCCCTGCCACGGTGTGCCCGCCGTCCGGGGCGACTTCTGTGCCACCGGAGGGGTCAGCGGGTTGCCGCAGGCGCAGCGCACCCGGGGTACCCCACGGTTGTCGACCAGGACCGCCGTTCCGGCCTGGAGCACCGACTGGTACGTGGTGGCGGCGCCGTTCCGGTACCCGTGGTTCGTCACCCGGGTGTCGGCCCGGAGCTGGAGCGGGGTCAGGGAACGGAGGTAGCCGGGCACCTGGTTCGCCGAGATGCCCAGGGTGGCGGCGAAAGCGACGTTCTTCGCGGGCTCGGCGGAGAGGTAGCGGACCTGCTGTTCCACATCGCAGCTGGCCACCGACCGCGTCCCGCCGTAGAGGCCGGGGGCCGAGCCCGACACCTCGGGCGTGGCCGAGGCGGTACGGGGAGGCAGCGAGGCCGGTGGGGCGGATGGCGTGCTGGTACGGGCCGTCGACCTGGTGAACGGGTCGGGCCCGGACGCGGCCGCGTTCTGGAGGAACACCTCGCCGCCGGAACCCGCCGTGTCGTTCTTGTCGTCGGGGCTGTTGGTGAGCACCACGGCCAGGGCGGCGGCCGCGACCACGGCGGCCGTGATGGAGGCGACCTTCGGGACGGAACGCCACCAGGGGCCCTTGCCGGGACCGCCGCTTGCCGGGCCGCCGGGGGCGCCGGGAGTGCCGTCACCGGAACCACCGGCTCCGCCGGAGCTGCCGGGACCCCCTGGACCGCCGGGTCTGCCTGAACCGCCGCTGCCGGCGCCACCGGAGGAACCGCCGCCGCCCGAGCCACCGCCCGCGCCGCTGTGGGGCGGTCCGGGGGGTGGTGGCGGGTGACCGGCGGATCCTGGGCGTGCGCCCGGGCCCGAGAGGGGGCCCGAGGGGGGACCTGCGGGAGGAACCGACGGAGGGCCGGACGGCGGGTGGGAAGTCACGTTTTTCCCTTTCTTCCGTTCCGGGCCCATTGTGTGCGCCGACCGGTGGGGACCCGCAAGCGGAGAACCCCGAGTGGCAGAGCCCAGCAAGAAGCGGTGCCTTTCACGACCGGTCACGTCGCACGGCCGGCACGTACACGTGCGGCTCCGTCCACAAGCGGCCGACCGCCACCGGTACTAGCGTGGGCAGGGTGAGCAGTCGGCTCCCCACCTCCACGCGGCCCGCCGCGACCACCACCGGGCTCCTCGCCCGCGTCGGCCTGCAGACCCTGGCCGCGGTGGTCGCCGGGTACGTCGCGATGGGCGTCACCGCGGGTCTCGGCCTCTGGGCGGCGGGCGCGGGCGATCTGCCCGGTGGCTTCACCGCGGTCCTGGCCGCCGTCGTCGTCATGGCCTCGGGCGGCAAGGTCGAACTCTCCGGCGAGGCCGGCGCTCTCGCCGGAACCCAGGCCGAACTCACCGCCATGCCGCTGACCGTCACCCTGGTGGGCGCCCTCGTCACCGGCTACTGCTTCCTGCGCCCGCTGCGGCACCACGCCGTGACCAGCTCCCGCGAGCTCCTGCTCCGCGTCGTGAGCACGGTCGTCCTCTGGCTCGCGGCCCTGGCGGGAGTCTCGGCCGTCGCCCGGCACGACTTCCCCCTCACCATCGGCGGCGGGGACGAGCAGGGCTCCCTGATGGAGATCTTCGGTGAGCTGCTCGACGCCGTGAACCCCACCGTCGGCTTCCGCACCGACCTCGGGCCCACCCTCTTCTACGGACTGCTGTGGATCCTCGGCGTGCTCGTCGTCGCGCTCCTCGTCTCCCGCGGAACCCCGCTGCCACCGCGGTTCGTCCGCTACCACGAGCCCGTCCGGCCGGCGGCGTACGCGATGCTCCTGCTGCTCCTCGCGTACGTGGCCGTGGGCCTGGTCATCGGCGTGGT is a window encoding:
- a CDS encoding YncE family protein yields the protein MPSPRTPSARPRRLAAALAVAVALVATAGGTGSAAPGAVTTEAPPAAGLREAMFVGNNWDGTADVIAAQGDFHRIGRVNVIPDKEERLREIYLNPIKLAFFLGVRSGPGEGHDQFVDDMYATPDGSSMVVSRPSFADVVSLDLRTGRINWRFPVAGYRADHMAVSPDGTRVAVSASTANTVHVLDIGTGREIGSFTTGDKPHENVFTSDGLLWNMSIGEVTTALDAPWLDWTKGDRRITVVDATTFRTVRVIDMRERLDAFGRGDLSDAVRPVAFTPDEKKLYLQVSFYNGLLEYDVTTDRITRAKVLPGNPKTDPDRTTWVNDSRHHGLSMSPDGSKLCVAGTMDDYATVVDRATLQEGPLVEASKPYWATVSGDGRSCVISESGADRVTAIDFATGRRVASVDVGDHPQRVRLARIPADWGGSSGS
- a CDS encoding discoidin domain-containing protein — its product is MTRPIARGTGGRSALLALFLALAAVLFGSGPVPAAATGGSWWEPTSRPAADSQINVTGTPFTGTDAQGKVRGFVDAHNHLMSNEGFGGRLICGQTFSTAGAAEALKDCPEHYPDGSGALFENITGGADGHHDPVGWPTFKDWPAHNSLTHQQNYYAWVERAWRGGQRVLVNDLVTNGLICSILPRDRSCDEMTSIRLQARKTYELQDYVDGMYGGPGKGWFRIVTSAAQARSVIEQGKLAVVLGVETSEPFGCKQILDVAQCSKEDIDRGLDELYGLGVRSMFLCHKFDNALCGVRFDSGAIGTAVNIGQFLSTGTFWATEKCVGPQHDNPIGLAAAPVMAAKLPPGVSTPSYASDAKCNTRGLTRLGEHALRGMIDRGMMLELDHMSVKAAGRALDILESEEYPGVLSSHSWMDLDWTERMYKLGGFVAQYMHGAEGFVGEAAQKAALRAKYKVGLGYGTDMNGVGGWPAPVGSGAPNAVKYPFRSFDGGSVIDRQVTGERTWDLNTDGASHNGLVPDWVEQIRLSGGQGVVDELAAGAESYLTTWKATEDHEPGVDLAKGAPGSASSSEWNPFTSYAPGRALDGDTGSRWASDWSDDQWMGVDLGAVRRVGRVTLDWERAYARQYRIDVSENGTDWRTVWSTDAGDGGYDTAEFASTSARYVRIHGERRATQWGYSLYEVAVHRA
- a CDS encoding TetR/AcrR family transcriptional regulator, whose product is MGRMPSAERRRQLVDAAIRAMTRDGVARTTTRSICAEAGVSLSVFHYCFESKQALLEAAIETINSDYVARVMSTVEPGATLRETVRGALQSYWDHVTARPGEHMLTYDLTQYALREPGFEHVARAQYEQYVVSAGALVEQVRAVRDMETRVPVETIARYLAAAIDGLTLQFLVVGDERTAATLLDLTADQLVFLIEG
- a CDS encoding 3'-5' exonuclease, which codes for MYHGGLINVVDVEATCWEGERPPGAVSEIIEIGLTVVDARAGERVSRHRILVRPARSKVSAFCTELTGLTQAEVDTGLDFAAACRLLATTYEAGVRPWASWGDYDRKQFTHQCRVSGIPYPFGRHHTNAKAVFTEAYGLGRRPGMARALEVAGLPLEGRHHRGEDDAWNIAALVLRLTERGAWPPAGAVDVP
- a CDS encoding VOC family protein; translation: MSSTKEFHVTFDCAQPERVARFWCEVLGYVVPPPPKGSDTGEEYDRSRPAEEWGARFACVDPSGVGPRLYFQRVPEGKVVKNRVHLDVRVATGLVGEERLAALEAECTRLLALGAVRERLLYDGHDACIVMRDIEGNEFCLD
- a CDS encoding GntR family transcriptional regulator produces the protein MSSAVQKRRPQTAQQFVLEELRRAITSGELRPGGQIRQDALAARFEVSRVPLREALKALEAEGLVVHHIHRGYFVAELSLADLEEIYRIRELLETEAVRLAVRRMPDGIVATLERIQREVERAADEGDVPAMAAANRRFHFTLVEASGMPRLVRLIATLWDSTDAYRSLYYTEDPHRKQAVREHRAVISALRHGDEDATVRWLDEHRAHAVAALREVLDLERD